The Deinococcus malanensis DNA segment CCCACCCGGAGCGGCTGATCACCTACAGTGGCGCCGTCCGGGACCTGCTGCGATCGGCAGGAACCTTCCTGCGCGAACACCTGTACCGGCACTGGCGCGTGGAGATGCAGGTCGAGCAGGCCGAACGGGTCCTGACCACCCTGTTCCGCGCCTACCTGGCCCGTCCCAGCCTGCTGCCTCCCGCCGCACGGGCGCGTGCCGAGCACAGTGGCCTTCCGCGCGCGGTGTGCGACCACATTGCGGGCATGACCGACCGCTACGCGCTGGAGACCCACGCGGCCATCACGCCGCCAGGCGCGCCGACCAGCTGGCCCTATTAAGCGGGCGGCTGCCTTTGCTCAGCGGAGACCTCCCCCAGTGGCCCCGTTGACACCCCACGCCTTCGCTGGTAAATTAACTCCCGCTGCTCAAGAGGCGGCGGAAGCGCGCGAGTGTAGCTCAGCTGGTTAGAGCGCACGCCTGATAAGCGTGAGGTCCCCAGTTCAAGTCTGGGCATTCGCACCAAGAACGAAAACCCTGTCTTTGACGGGGTTTTCTTCGTTTTGGATGCTTGGTTGGTCGAGAAATGACTGCCGACGATTCTCTTTGTCGTGCGCTGTCCAGAAGCCATCACAACAGCGTCATCGATGAACAACGCGACGCAGCCGGCTCCGGCGCTGAAGTCTTCAGAGGCCGGGCGTATAGTGGATTTCACCGTGAACCTGCTGGAACGGGCTGATTCGCTGGACAAGCTTCTCGGATGGTTCCGGGAAGCTTGTCCAGCGAGGGTCGGCTGGTTTTCCTCGCAGGCGAGGCGGGGGTGGGCAAGACGGTTTTCACCCGGGAGTTCTGCAGAACCGCTGGAGACAAAGTCAGGGTCATCGTGGGTGCCTGTGATCCTTTCTCGACGCCAAGGCCTCTGGAGCCGCTGGTCGATATGGCTGCCGCTCTGGACGGAGAACTGAAGGACCTCCTGCAGCAGGCAGGGGGCGAAATCAGGCATTCCGCAGTTTCCAGAGTATCCTGCAGCGCTCTGCGAAACCAATGGTCGTGGTTTTTGAGGACGTTCACTGGGCAGACGAGGCCACGCTCGATCTCCTGCGGTTTCTCGGCCGGAGAATGGACAACGCGCACGCGCTGCTGATTGCCAGTTTCCGGGATGAGGAAGTCGGGCCCAGGCACCCGCTGAGGGTCGTCATCGGAGACCTGGCAACCTCGCCCGCGACACGCAGGCTCATGCTTTCGCGCCTCTCGCAGGAGGCCGTCAGTTACCTCGCCGCAGAAACCGGCCTTGACCCGGGCACGCTTTACCGGCAGACCAACGGGAATCCCTTCTTCGTCACGGAGGTCATCGCCAGCGGGGCACAGGGTGTTCCCCCACCGTGCGTGACGCGGTGCTTGCCCGGACAGCCAGGCTTTCACCGGCAGCACAGCAGGCCATAGAGGCTGCCGCCGTGATCGGTTCCCGGGCGGAGATGTGGCTGCTGGAGACTGTTTTCCCGAACCCGGCCGCGCTCGACGAGTGTCTCGGGGCAGGCATGTTGCAAGCCGAAGGCACCTCGCTGGCATTCCGGCATGAACTGGCCCGTCAGGCAATCCTCGAAACCGTATTGCCCCAGCAACGACTGCATCTGCACCGGTGTGTCCTGGAAGCCCTCAGGGCACAGTCGGTAACCGCGCATGATTACGCAAGGCTGGCACATCACGCGCAGGAGGCTGGAGATCCCGAGGCGGTGCTGCACTACGCCCCACTGTCGGCTAGGAGGGCATCCGGCTTCAGGGCGCACCGGGAGGCCGCAGCTCAGTATGCCCGGGCCCTTGGTTTCGCCGAACAGCTTCCGCCCTCCGAACGGGCGCTCCTGCTGGAGGGCTACGCGCAAGAGTGTTACATCAAAGGACAGCTCGAGGAGGCGGCCCGGGCCCGGCAGGAGGCGCTGACCATCTGGCAGCGTGCCGGACACCGGGAGAAGGAGGGAGAGAACCTTGTTCAGCTGGGCCGGCTGTACCTGGTGATGGGCCAGAATGCCCGAGCAGAACAGGCCAGTCAGGGGTGACTGGAAGTCCTCAGGTCTCTGCCCGCCGGACCGGAGCTGGCTTTTGCCTACTGGTATCAGTCTCATCTGCGCATGCTGAACCGGGACAATGCCGATGCTGTGCGGTGGGGCATGGAAGCAGTCAAAATCGCTGAGGACTGCCAGGATACCGAGGCTCTGGTGCTGGCGTTCGGCACCGTGGGTACGGCCATGCTGCTGGCCGGCAACGAGGACGGGCGCGGCTACCTGGAAAGAAGTCTTGATCTGGGGGAAAAGGCTCAACTCGACCAGCAGGTTGCCGTAGCCTACGGCAACCTGGGCTCGGTGGCCGGTGAGCTTTATCAGTTCCCACGGGCTGACCAGTACCTTCAGGCGGGCCTCCGGTACTGCGCGGAGCACGGTATTGAAAGCCAGGGGCATTACATACAGGCGTGGCAGGCCCTTTCCTGGTTCTACCAGGGACAGTGGAACCGCGCGTCCGAAGCAGCCCTCGGCGTCACCCGGCTTTCGAGAGCGTCGGCCATCAGCCGGATGATGGCTCTGGTGTCCCTGGGGCGAATCCGGACGCGCCGCGGTGACCCGGAAGCGCTGAGTGCGCTTGATGAAGCCCTGGCGATGGCTGTCCAGACCGTGACGCTGCAACGGCTCGCCCCGGTGGGTGCGGCCCGGGCCGAAACGGCGTGGCTGGCCGGGGACCACAACCGGGTGCTGAACGAGACCCGTGAAGTTCTGGAACTGGCGGTCAGGCACCGGCATGTGTGGTTCGTCGGTGAGCTGGTCTACTGGCGCTGGAAGGCCGGCGATACGGAAATTCACGCGCCCATGGTCGCCACGCCCTTTGCGCTTCAGATGGCCGGGCAGTGGCGGGAAGCGGCCGAGGAATGGCAGCGCCTGAAGTGTCCCTACGAGACTGCCAGGGCTCTGGCGGAAAGTGAGGACGAGACCGCACTCAGAGAGGCCCTGAACATCTTTGAACGCCTGGGGGCCTGGCCCGCCGCCAGCATGACCGCCAGGCACCTGCGGGAACACGGCGTCAGAGGCATTCCCCGGGGGCCGCGCGCCGCGACACGTGCCAACCCTGCCCACCTCACCACCCGGGAACTGGAAGTCCTGCATCTGCTGCAGCAGGGCCTGCAGAACGCCGAGATCGCCCGGAAACTGCACCTGTCCACCAAGACTGCGGGACACCACGTATCCTCAATCCTCTCGAAACTGGGAGTGCGCAGCCGGACCGAGGCAGTGCGCGAAGCCACGCGCCTGGCCCTTCTTCAGCATGGGGACCCGGACCGCCCAAACTAGGGAGTTCTCCCGATGCCATACCGGGCCGTTGAGGCGGACAATACTCCCGGCTGGAGACACCGGCCCTTTCAAAGGAGAGTGCTATGCCGCGTTATATGGTCGAACGTACCTTCCCGGACGGTCTCGAGATTCCCATGAACAGTGAGGGCGCCGCTGCCTGCCTGGGGGTGGTGGACCGTAATGCGGATCTGGGTGTGACCTGGGTTCACTCCTACGTGAGTGACGACAAACGCAAGACCTTCTGCATCTATGACGGCCCGACGCCGGAGGCCATCCGGCAGGCAGCGGAACGCAATGGGCTGCCTGTGGATCAGGTTTCGAAGGTTTCCGTGCTCGATCCGTATTTCTATAAGTAAGGGAGGGATGCAATGAACGTACCGGCCTTGCGAACCAGGGCGGTCCTCGTGACTGTCCTGACGGCCTCGACTTTCGCCGCGCCTTCGCCCGCACTGGCAGCGACTCCCACCTGCTCGGATGTGCTGGGCATCGTGGTTCACGGACAGCATGTGGTCGGCGATTATGTCACCGGAACCGGCCATCAGAATCTGGCCTGGCCTCCTGCCGGGATGGTCGGCTCGGCTGTCAGAGGCACGGGAACCGTTGTGCCTGGGGGTCCTGGCCCTGGCTTCCACTTCCCAAACATCGCGCCTGGAGCGTCGTTTTGTATTGCTCAGGCACGGTCGCCGGGTTATCACGCACCGTAACGCCGGGCTTCCGGAAGCAGTCGCACAGAGCAAGGCCCCTGAGGTGTTCGATTCCGGTCTGGGCAGTCACCTCACCTCAGCCCCTGCTTCGGCGGGGGCTTTTACTGGTGATGCGAGTACTCTCCTGTGAGCAGTGTTACGTGACCGGCACCTGCTCGGTCAGGTATTCCATGGCCAGGCGATACCCCATGAAGCCCAGACCGCTGATCTTGCCGCGGCATACGGCGGCGGTCACAGAGCGGTGCCGGAATTCCTCGCGCGCGTCCACGTTGCTGATGTGAACCTCGACCACTGGAAGGGGTTGCCCGCCAATCGCGTCGCGCAGGGCATAGCTGTAGTGCGTCAGCGCGCCGGGATTGATCACGATGCCGGTAAACCCCTGCTCCTGGGCCTCGTGGATCCATTCCAGCAGCTGGCCCTCGAAGTTGCTCTGGCGGCAGGTGACGCTTGCGCCCAGTTCCGCGCCCCAAGCTTCGCACTGCCGCTCCAGATCCTCCAGGGTCTGTGACCCGTACACCTGAGGTTCACGCAGGCCGAGGCGGTTAAGATTCGGGCCATTCAGCACCAGCAGCATGGGGGCAGTCTAGCCGGGCAGTGCGGCGGGCGTTGCCGCTTTGCCAAGACCACGCATGTCCTTAAGCCAGCCCTCGAATTCGGCGCGCAGTACCGCCCCGGGCACCCGGGACAGTTCCGGCTGGGCCAGGGCACGCAGCAGCACGAACCGGACTCCGTCGGAATCGGCTTTCTTGTCACGGGCCATGAAGGCGTTCAGGTCGTCGAAGTTCAGCTCGGGGAGAGGCGCAGGCTGCTGCCAGCGCAGGAAGTTCAGGGTGTGGGTGCTGAGGCTGGCGGCCTCTGACCCGTAGACGGCGTGGCTCAGGCGCGCAGCGTAATGCATGCCGTATGCCACGGCTTCCCCGTGAGGTATGCCGTGGTGGGTCACCGCTTCCAGCGCGTGGGCCAAGGTATGACCGAAATTCAGGAATGCGCGCTCACCCTGCTCGGTCAGGTCGCGGCTGACCACTCTCGCCTTGACCGCAATGGCGTCAGCCAGGGTGCCTTCCAGCAGCGGCCCGCCGGGGCGGAAATCCGGATGCAGCACCCGTGGAAGCAGGCTGGGATCATCGATCAGGCCGTGCTTGTAGGCCTCTGCAGCCCCCTCGCGGAACACGGCTGGAGGCAGGGTCGCCAGGGTGTCGGTGTCGCACCACACCGCCGCCGGGGGCCAGAACGCTCCGACCAGATTCTTGCCCTCTGGCAGGTTCACTCCCGTTTTGCCTCCCACCGCCGCGTCCACCATGCCCAGCAGCGTGGTCGGCATGGTGTAGAAGGCCACGCCCCGCAGGTAGCTGGCCGCCACAAACCCGGCCAGGTCGGTGACGGCGCCGCCTCCCAGGCCGACGACGGCGCCGTCACGAGGCAGATTGGCCTGGGCCAGCTGGGAGAGCACCCCGGCCATGACGTCCAGCGTCTTGCAGTCGTCACGGGCCGGCACCGTCACCGTTACCACGGGGGAGAGGCGACGCTGAACCTGCGCCACAAATTCCGCTGGCAGGTCCTGGGGGCAGATCAGAGCGACCTGCCGCTGCGGCACGGCTGCCTGGCCCAGCAGTCCCGGTCCCACCTGCACGCGGTAGGGCCGGGTCCCCGTGACCTCAATCTGCCGCACGGTCCCCTCCTCCCAGCGTGCCGGACCGCTCTGCCCAGGCGTGCTGGGTGTCCGACCACGCCCACAGGCGCTCCACGATCTCTTCCACAATTTCCTCGCTGGGACGGCCGTCACTGTGAACGTGAATGGTGCCCTGCTTGTAGACCGGCTCGCGCTCGTCCATCAGGTGGCGGATCCGCGAGAGCGGATCGTCGCTGGCCAGCAGCGGGCGGTCACTGTGACGGGTGCGCTGATAGACCGTTTCCGGGGTGGCCCACAGCACGACGACTGGACCGCGTTCCAGCAGTATGCGCCGGTTTTCCTCGTGAATGAAGGTGCCGCCGCCCAGACTGATCACCGCGTGTTCCAGCCGGGTGACGCGGCGCACCACTTCCTGCTCGCAGGAGCGGAAATAGCCTTCGCCTTCCTGGGCGAAGACCTCGGGGATGCTCTTGCCCACCACGCGCGTAATCAGCTTGTCGGTGTCCACGAAATGCATGGCCAGGGCACGCGAAAGCTCCCAGCCGATCCGGCTTTTCCCGGTCCCCATGAAGCCTGCCAGCGCAACCCAGCTGACGGGGCGTTCAATCAGGCCCGCAGTGAACATGGGGCCCAGTCTACGGGAATTCGCGTCTGGCGGCGTAACCGACGCACCTTGCGGGTCATCGGCGCCGCTGTCGAGTTCAGCGCGCAGGCACTGCTCCAGATGTTCGGTCCAGAGCCTCGAAGTGCCGCTCCCCGGGTCAGTAGGTGTGCGCAAAAGCCCGTGACTGAGCGACACGCTCCTGCAGTTCCGGTAAGGTATCGCCGCCAAATTTCTCCAGAACCGCCTCGGCCAGCACCCAGCCGATCACGCACTGCAGGATCACTCCTGCAGCCGGTACCGCAGTGGTGTCGCTGCGCTCACGGGCTGCGTCCGAGGGCTCATGCGTCACCACGTTTACGGTCGGCAACGGCTTCATCAGGGTGGCAATGGGCTTCATGGCGACCCGTACGATCAGCTCCTCACCGTTGGTCATGCCGGCCTCCACGCCACCCGCGCCGTTGGTGTCGCGGGCGTAGGTGCCCTCCCGGTAGTGAATGGCGTCGTGCACGTTGCTGCCAGGCCTGACGGCATTTTCAAAGGCCCGGCCAATTTCTACACCCTTCATGGCCTGCACACTCAGGCAGGCCTGAGCGATGCGTCCATCGAGCTTGCGGTCCCAGTGCACGAAGCTGCCCAGGCCGACCGGCAGCCCACGGAAACGGACCTCCAGAATGCCGCCCAGGGTATCGCCGTCCTTTTTGGCCTGGTCGATGCGCTCGCGCATCTGCGCGGCGGCGTCCGCATCCGGTGTGCGCAGGTCCGAATCCTCGATGGCGTCCAGGGCGTCCCAGGAGAACGCCTGCCGGGTCTCGATGCCCGCCAGGCTGGCCACGTAGTTGGCCCCCTCGATCCCCAGTTCCGACAGCAACTTGAGTGCCACGCTGCCCACCGCCACCCGGGCGGCCGTCTCGCGGGCGCTGGCCCGTTCCAGCACGTCACGCAGGTCCTTGTGACGGTACTTGATCCCGCCGGTGAGGTCGGCGTGCCCGGGCCGCGCGTCGGTTAGGGCCTTCTTGCGGGGCTCGCCGCCGGGCTCCGGCGACATGATCTCGGTCCAGTTCCGGTGGTCCTTGTTGGCGATCACCAGCGTGACCGGGGCGCCGGTGGTCCGCCCTGCACGCACGCCACTGAGAATCTCGGTCTCGTCGGTCTCGATCACCATCCGCCGGCCACGCCCGTAGCCGCCTTGCCGGCGCCGCAGCCAGGGATCGATATCTGCCTTGCCCAGTTGAAGCTGCGAGGGCACCCCCTCGATAATGGCCGTCAATTGCGGCCCGTGTGACTCCCCGGCGGTCAAGTACCTCATCTTCCGGACTCTAGCGGCTTGGCAGCCACCTGGCCCCCCTCCTGATCAAACAAAGGCGCCTCCACATGGGAGGCGCCCGTAAAGGAGGAGGATTTAGCGGATGACGTTGCCGGTGATTACCACCAGCAGCTGGGTCTTCTGGCTCCGGGTGGTCTGCTGACCGAACAGCGCGCCCACCACTGGAATGCTCGACAGGAACGGCACGCCGGAGTTGGTGCTGGACTCCTTGGTGGCCAGCAGTCCGCTGAGCAGCAGCGTCTCGCCGGTCTTCAAGGTCAGGGTGGTCTGGGCCTCGCTGTTGGTGAACTGCAGCAGGTTGGGAATGGTGCTGGCGGTCACCGGGGTCTGCAGGTCATTGACCTGTCCGCGCACACGCAGCGTGATGGTGCCGTCAGGGGCCACCTGGGGGCTGAAGAAGTCCAGATTCACGCCGTAATCGATCTGGCGCTGGATGGCCGGCACGTTGGCGGCCTGTGAGGGGATATTGATCTCCAGGCGCCCGCCGCTCTTGATGCTGGCGGCGGCAGTGTTCGAGGCATTCTGGGCGTCGGTGTTGCTGCCCAGGGCCCGCTGGCCACTCTGCATGGTGATGCTGCCGTCGTAGATGCTTTTGCTGAGGCCCTGGTTCTGCAGGGTATTGAGGGTTGCCCCCAGGTTGAAGCCCACCAGGCTCTGGG contains these protein-coding regions:
- a CDS encoding helix-turn-helix transcriptional regulator, whose translation is MLNRDNADAVRWGMEAVKIAEDCQDTEALVLAFGTVGTAMLLAGNEDGRGYLERSLDLGEKAQLDQQVAVAYGNLGSVAGELYQFPRADQYLQAGLRYCAEHGIESQGHYIQAWQALSWFYQGQWNRASEAALGVTRLSRASAISRMMALVSLGRIRTRRGDPEALSALDEALAMAVQTVTLQRLAPVGAARAETAWLAGDHNRVLNETREVLELAVRHRHVWFVGELVYWRWKAGDTEIHAPMVATPFALQMAGQWREAAEEWQRLKCPYETARALAESEDETALREALNIFERLGAWPAASMTARHLREHGVRGIPRGPRAATRANPAHLTTRELEVLHLLQQGLQNAEIARKLHLSTKTAGHHVSSILSKLGVRSRTEAVREATRLALLQHGDPDRPN
- a CDS encoding DUF4242 domain-containing protein, giving the protein MPRYMVERTFPDGLEIPMNSEGAAACLGVVDRNADLGVTWVHSYVSDDKRKTFCIYDGPTPEAIRQAAERNGLPVDQVSKVSVLDPYFYK
- the aroQ gene encoding type II 3-dehydroquinate dehydratase, which codes for MLLVLNGPNLNRLGLREPQVYGSQTLEDLERQCEAWGAELGASVTCRQSNFEGQLLEWIHEAQEQGFTGIVINPGALTHYSYALRDAIGGQPLPVVEVHISNVDAREEFRHRSVTAAVCRGKISGLGFMGYRLAMEYLTEQVPVT
- the aroB gene encoding 3-dehydroquinate synthase, translating into MRQIEVTGTRPYRVQVGPGLLGQAAVPQRQVALICPQDLPAEFVAQVQRRLSPVVTVTVPARDDCKTLDVMAGVLSQLAQANLPRDGAVVGLGGGAVTDLAGFVAASYLRGVAFYTMPTTLLGMVDAAVGGKTGVNLPEGKNLVGAFWPPAAVWCDTDTLATLPPAVFREGAAEAYKHGLIDDPSLLPRVLHPDFRPGGPLLEGTLADAIAVKARVVSRDLTEQGERAFLNFGHTLAHALEAVTHHGIPHGEAVAYGMHYAARLSHAVYGSEAASLSTHTLNFLRWQQPAPLPELNFDDLNAFMARDKKADSDGVRFVLLRALAQPELSRVPGAVLRAEFEGWLKDMRGLGKAATPAALPG
- a CDS encoding shikimate kinase translates to MFTAGLIERPVSWVALAGFMGTGKSRIGWELSRALAMHFVDTDKLITRVVGKSIPEVFAQEGEGYFRSCEQEVVRRVTRLEHAVISLGGGTFIHEENRRILLERGPVVVLWATPETVYQRTRHSDRPLLASDDPLSRIRHLMDEREPVYKQGTIHVHSDGRPSEEIVEEIVERLWAWSDTQHAWAERSGTLGGGDRAAD
- the aroC gene encoding chorismate synthase, with the translated sequence MRYLTAGESHGPQLTAIIEGVPSQLQLGKADIDPWLRRRQGGYGRGRRMVIETDETEILSGVRAGRTTGAPVTLVIANKDHRNWTEIMSPEPGGEPRKKALTDARPGHADLTGGIKYRHKDLRDVLERASARETAARVAVGSVALKLLSELGIEGANYVASLAGIETRQAFSWDALDAIEDSDLRTPDADAAAQMRERIDQAKKDGDTLGGILEVRFRGLPVGLGSFVHWDRKLDGRIAQACLSVQAMKGVEIGRAFENAVRPGSNVHDAIHYREGTYARDTNGAGGVEAGMTNGEELIVRVAMKPIATLMKPLPTVNVVTHEPSDAARERSDTTAVPAAGVILQCVIGWVLAEAVLEKFGGDTLPELQERVAQSRAFAHTY